From a region of the Eulemur rufifrons isolate Redbay chromosome 7, OSU_ERuf_1, whole genome shotgun sequence genome:
- the CSTB gene encoding cystatin-B: MMCGAPSATQPATAETQHIADQVRSQLEEKENKKFPVFKAVSFKKQVVAGTNHFIKVDVGDGNFVHLRVFESLPHENKPLALSNYQTNKTKGDELTYF, translated from the exons ATGATGTGCGGAGCGCCCAGCGCCACGCAGCCGGCCACGGCCGAGACGCAGCACATCGCCGACCAG GTGAGGTCCCAgcttgaagagaaagaaaataagaagttcCCTGTCTTTAAGGCTGTGTCATTCAAGAAGCAGGTGGTCGCGGGGACGAACCACTTCATCAAG GTTGACGTGGGTGACGGAAACTTCGTACACTTGCGAGTATTTGAAAGTCTTCCTCACGAAAACAAGCCCTTGGCCTTGTCTAACTACCAGACCAACAAAACCAAGGGCGACGAGCTGACCTatttctaa